A window of the Dioscorea cayenensis subsp. rotundata cultivar TDr96_F1 chromosome 14, TDr96_F1_v2_PseudoChromosome.rev07_lg8_w22 25.fasta, whole genome shotgun sequence genome harbors these coding sequences:
- the LOC120275673 gene encoding protein PSK SIMULATOR 1-like: MGGICSKRSAVDKSPSDSTLNVDGLRDHESVNYESNMKVKTSMMKPPEKETMKKRFTDQPFSFSDRMMAGCENTPTGVATEMREPQLSRSLSQKSKPTKVSEVSSLLGKASTLGLGKAVEVLDTLGSSVTSLTPNVGFGSGTSTKGNKIAILAFEVANTIVKGANLMQSLSKENIKHLKEVVLPSEGVQHLVSKDMDELLRIAASDKREELKIFSGEIVRFGNRCKDPQWHSLSRYFDKLGSELTSQKQLKEEAPVVMQQLLTLVQFTAELYHELHALDRFEQDYNRKQQEDENQNASQRGENLQILRQELKSQKKNVKSLKKKSLWSKNLEEVMEKLVDIVHFLHLEIRDAFVTADGDKPVKGSFNTHQRLGSAGLSLHYANIITQIDTLVSRSCSIPPNSRDTLYQGLPPSVKGALRSRVISFQAQDELTIPLIKSEMEKTLRWLVPIANNTTKAHHGFGWVGEWANTGTDPNQKPAGQTDLLTIETLHHADKARTEAYILDLVVLLHHLISLSKSSNGGFRSPIKSPVRSPSQNSATLSSPMNNSKPTTPSSTLTQEDKEMLRDVNFRKLTPGISKSQEFDISKIRIYENSRLTKSNSHSPSSESNKELLPVRRPSMLPVIDFDIDRIKALDAIDRVDTLRKQ; the protein is encoded by the exons ATGGGAGGGATTTGCTCTAAAAGATCAGCAGTGGATAAGTCTCCGAGTGATAGTACCCTCAATGTTGATGGTCTTAGAGATCATGAGTCTGTGAATTATGAGTCAAATATGAAGGTGAAAACCAGTATGATGAAACCTCCAGAGAAGGAGACCATGAAGAAGAGGTTTACTGATCAACCATTTTCTTTCTCTGATCGAATGATGGCCGGCTGTGAGAATACTCCAACCGGTGTTGCGACGGAGATGAGGGAACCACAGCTTTCTAGATCCCTGTCACAAAAGTCGAAGCCAACTAAG GTCTCGGAAGTGAGCTCTCTGTTGGGCAAGGCTAGTACTCTTGGGCTGGGTAAGGCAGTTGAGGTTTTGGATACACTTGGAAGTAGTGTGACAAGTCTGACCCCTAATGTTGGATTCGGGTCAGGAACATCAACCAAAGGCAATAAGATAGCTATTCTTGCTTTTGAGGTTGCCAACACAATTGTTAAAGGTGCCAATCTCATGCAATCTCtttcgaaagaaaacataaaacatttaaaagaaGTGGTTCTTCCATCAGAAGGTGTGCAACATTTAGTTTCCAAAGATATGGATGAGTTACTCAGAATCGCTGCTTCTGACAAAAG GGAggaattgaaaatattttcagGAGAGATTGTTCGTTTTGGGAATCGTTGTAAAGATCCTCAATGGCACAGTTTGAGCCGCTATTTCGACAA ACTAGGGTCAGAACTTACATCTCAAAAACAGTTGAAAGAAGAGGCACCAGTTGTGATGCAGCAACTTTTGACCCTTGTTCAGTTTACAGCT GAATTATACCATGAGTTGCATGCGTTGGATCGATTTGAACAAGATTATAATCGGAAACAACAAGAAGATGAGAATCAAAATGCTAGTCAAAGAG GTgaaaatcttcaaattttaaGGCAAGAATTGAAGAGCCAAAAGAAGAATGTAAAAagtttaaagaaaaaatcactCTGGTCCAAGAATTTGGAAGAG GTCATGGAGAAGCTTGTGGATATTGTTCACTTCTTACATTTGGAGATTCGTGATGCTTTTGTAACTGCTG ATGGAGATAAACCAGTAAAAGGATCTTTCAACACCCACCAAAGATTGGGATCAGCTGGCCTTTCACTTCATTATGCAAATATCATCACACAGATCGACACTCTT GTTTCTCGATCATGTTCCATCCCACCAAATTCAAGGGATACATTATATCAAGGTTTGCCACCTAGTGTAAAAGGTGCTTTGCGTAGTAGGGTGATCTCTTTTCAGGCCCAAGACGAG CTGACCATTCCTCTAATCAAATCTGAAATGGAGAAGACATTGAGATGGCTTGTTCCAATTGCTAATAACACGACCAA AGCACACCATGGTTTCGGTTGGGTCGGGGAGTGGGCGAACACAGG GACCGATCCAAACCAAAAGCCTGCGGGGCAAACCGATTTGCTTACGATAGAGACACTTCACCATGCAGACAAGGCAAGAACCGAGGCATACATACTTGATCTGGTTGTATTGCTTCACCACCTCATCAGCCTCTCTAAATCCTCCAATGGGGGCTTCAGGTCTCCCATCAAATCACCTGTTCGATCCCCGTCACAAAATAGTGCAACACTCTCATCTCCCATGAACAATAGCAAACCTACGACCCCGTCATCGACACTCACACAGGAAGACAAAGAAATGTTACGGGATGTCAACTTCAGAAAGCTAACCCCAGGAATAAGCAAGAGCCAGGAGTTTGACATCTCGAAGATAAGAATATATGAGAATAGCAGGTTGACGAAGAGCAACAGTCACTCCCCGTCCAGTGAAAGCAACAAAGAGTTGTTGCCCGTTAGAAGGCCATCCATGTTGCCCGTTATTGACTTTGATATTGACAGGATAAAAGCATTGGATGCGATTGATAGAGTCGATACTCTTAGGAAACAATAA
- the LOC120276054 gene encoding uncharacterized protein LOC120276054: MARSGMKVDKSFKRQGFVEAANIVNGRFPTASIDADNVENHMCTLKQKYQEIKKLMNLSGVGWNDTEKMLVLEDETYQTYVEGQPKAKEYLNKPIPFFEELRLVAGDDHATGDQARSIYQQFGGTNEEDENPPTPDVPMEHEPLETNVHRQEAA; the protein is encoded by the exons ATGGCAAGAAGCGGCATGAAAGTTGACAAGTCCTTCAAAAGGCAGGGCTTTGTTGAGGCGGCTAACATTGTCAATGGAAGATTCCCTACTGCCTCTATAGATGCAGATAATGTCGAGAACCACATGTGCACGCTGAAGCAAAAATATCAAGAAATCAAGAAACTTATGAACCTTAGTGGTGTGGGTTGGAATGACACAGAGAAAATGCTAGTTCTTGAAGATGAAACATATCAAACTTATGTAGAG GGACAACCAAAAGCTAAAGAATATCTAAATAAACCTATACCTTTCTTTGAGGAGCTTCGATTAGTTGCTGGGGACGATCATGCCACAGGTGATCAAGCACGTTCCATCTACCAACAATTTGGTGGtacaaatgaagaagatgaaaatccACCTACTCCTGATGTACCAATGGAACATGAACCTTTAGAGACAAATGTCCACAGACAAGAAGCGGCATGA